In the genome of Nocardia sp. NBC_00416, one region contains:
- a CDS encoding bifunctional nitrate reductase/sulfite reductase flavoprotein subunit alpha gives MSDVCGDRQPGTTRTACSYCGVGCGIEVTTTPDATGAPVIAKVSGDRLHPANSGRLCTKGATHLELMQSPGRMTTAYHRPERGVEPQPVGVDEAVREAATRLRGILDEHGPDAIALYVSGQMSLEAQYLATKLAKGYLRTVHMEANSRLCMASAGTGYKQSLGADGPPGSYDDFEHADLFFVIGANMADCHPILFLRMADRLKAGAKLIVVDPRRTDTAARADLFLQIAPGTDLALLNGLLHLLVEAGDIDSEFIAEHTEGWAAMPEFLADYTPDRVAVLTGLAEADIRTAARWIGAAGEWMSLWTMGLNQSTHGTWNTNALCNLHLATGAICRPGSGPFSLTGQPNAMGGREMGYMGPGLPGQRSVLSPADRTFVETAWELPPGTLRTESGPGTIEMFRELSAGAIKAAWIICTNPVATVANRKTVIAGLEAADLVIAQDAYTETATNTYADILLPAALWAESDAAMVNSERTVTLLRGSIEPAGEARPDWQLIAQVATAMGFPGFDFGSSAEVFDELRRFANPATGYDLSGMSYEQLREGPMQWPCPDPARRRNPIRYVNDGVSQPRFTDDAGRSPRLAFPTPSRRAVFWPRPHMLPAEMPDDDYPFLLDTGRLQHQWHSMTKTGRIDKLDKLNGEPFVEIHPDDARALGLAPGDELEIASRRGRAVLPVRISDRVRPGDCFAPFHWNDEQGEYLTINAVTNDAVDPDSLQPEFKACAVALRRVAAMTRARTPETPGSTSELAETGTHPLATVLGLDTAATPTLSETERIYLGGYLAALQSLPVSGQPVLPVSAPLSEQSRLWVDGMLAGMYSRDPDPAAGAATSKSAERIVTVLWASQTGNAEEFAAAVAHRLTESGFRPRLLDMDSSELATLAGDVLVVSSTFGDGGPPDNGTDFWTRLDESTVRLTGMRYAVFALGDSSYDDFCGHGRKLDTVFADRGATRLLPRQDCEPDFEEPGAVWLDSVIAALSGGDGSDSRSGVSGDSGPVGGAGGRGPRESDATPATATVTRVLERSAPAPRQTGRPAPAAFTRAAPVSAPLLHNEVLTAPDAAKEVRRISFDLAGSDAHYEVGDSLGIRPSNGPSLVGEWLAATGLDGRRTVEVDGAETTLVRALSTHYDITKISRDLLEFVAAHNPDNRLAKLLRRDNRNELAGYLWDRQLADVLRDFPVRADLVEWLDVLKKLQPRQYSISSSPLVSPNQVELTVGIVRYGDPAAAGSAARRGGVCSTFLADRAGSGDVPIFLQRAPHFRPPVDPSVPMIMVGPGTGIAPFRGFLHERRALGATGGNWLFFGDQHAAQNFYYRAELEDMFRTGHLSRLDLAFSRDQRERIYVQHRMIEHGAELWAWLREGAHFYVCGDAARMAKDVDDALLRIARIHGKLDEDGALAFKKRLTAEKRYVRDVY, from the coding sequence ATGTCCGACGTATGCGGAGACCGGCAGCCGGGCACGACCAGGACGGCGTGCTCGTATTGCGGCGTCGGCTGCGGAATCGAGGTCACGACCACCCCGGATGCCACCGGCGCCCCGGTGATCGCCAAGGTCAGCGGGGACAGACTGCACCCGGCCAATTCCGGTCGGCTGTGCACCAAGGGCGCCACCCACCTGGAGTTGATGCAGTCGCCCGGCCGGATGACCACCGCCTACCACCGGCCCGAACGCGGGGTCGAGCCGCAGCCGGTCGGGGTCGACGAGGCGGTACGCGAGGCCGCCACCCGGTTGCGCGGGATCTTGGACGAACACGGTCCCGACGCGATCGCGTTGTACGTGTCCGGCCAGATGTCGCTGGAAGCGCAGTACCTGGCGACCAAACTCGCCAAGGGCTACTTGCGGACCGTGCACATGGAAGCCAATTCCAGGCTGTGCATGGCAAGCGCGGGCACCGGGTACAAACAGTCGCTGGGTGCGGACGGCCCACCGGGTTCCTACGACGATTTCGAGCACGCCGACCTGTTCTTCGTCATCGGCGCGAATATGGCCGACTGCCATCCCATCCTCTTCCTGCGCATGGCCGACCGGCTGAAGGCGGGCGCCAAGCTGATCGTGGTGGATCCGCGCCGCACCGATACCGCCGCCCGCGCCGACTTGTTCCTGCAGATAGCGCCCGGCACCGATCTGGCCCTGCTCAACGGACTGCTGCATCTACTGGTCGAGGCCGGTGACATCGACAGCGAGTTCATCGCCGAGCACACCGAGGGCTGGGCGGCGATGCCGGAATTCCTGGCCGACTACACCCCGGACCGAGTGGCCGTGCTGACCGGTCTGGCCGAAGCGGATATCCGCACGGCCGCCCGCTGGATCGGGGCCGCCGGCGAGTGGATGAGCCTGTGGACGATGGGGCTGAACCAATCCACCCACGGCACCTGGAACACCAATGCGCTGTGCAATCTGCACCTCGCGACGGGCGCCATCTGCCGTCCGGGCAGCGGACCGTTCTCGCTGACGGGCCAGCCGAACGCGATGGGCGGACGGGAGATGGGGTACATGGGTCCCGGTCTGCCCGGCCAGCGAAGCGTCCTGTCCCCCGCCGATCGCACGTTCGTGGAAACCGCGTGGGAGCTGCCGCCGGGCACCCTGCGCACCGAATCGGGGCCCGGCACCATCGAGATGTTCCGGGAACTGTCGGCGGGCGCCATCAAGGCCGCGTGGATCATCTGCACCAACCCGGTGGCCACCGTCGCCAACCGGAAAACGGTGATCGCCGGCCTGGAAGCCGCCGACCTGGTGATCGCACAGGACGCCTACACCGAAACAGCCACCAACACCTACGCCGATATCCTGCTCCCGGCCGCCCTGTGGGCGGAGTCCGACGCGGCGATGGTGAACTCCGAACGCACCGTGACCCTGCTGCGCGGCTCGATCGAACCGGCGGGCGAGGCCCGGCCGGACTGGCAGCTCATCGCGCAGGTGGCGACCGCCATGGGGTTCCCCGGTTTCGACTTCGGCTCCAGCGCCGAGGTATTCGACGAACTGCGCCGTTTCGCGAATCCGGCCACCGGTTACGACCTGAGCGGGATGAGCTACGAACAGCTGCGCGAGGGGCCGATGCAGTGGCCGTGCCCCGACCCCGCGCGGCGGCGCAACCCGATCCGCTATGTGAACGACGGTGTGAGTCAGCCGCGGTTCACCGACGACGCCGGGCGCAGTCCCCGGCTGGCCTTCCCCACCCCGAGTCGCCGGGCGGTTTTCTGGCCGCGCCCGCACATGCTGCCGGCGGAGATGCCCGACGACGACTATCCGTTCCTGCTCGATACCGGCCGACTGCAGCACCAGTGGCATTCGATGACCAAGACCGGCCGGATCGACAAACTCGACAAGCTCAACGGCGAACCCTTCGTGGAGATCCATCCCGACGACGCCCGCGCTCTCGGCCTGGCCCCCGGCGACGAACTCGAGATCGCCTCGCGACGCGGTCGCGCCGTGCTGCCGGTGCGGATCAGTGACCGGGTGCGGCCGGGAGACTGTTTCGCGCCCTTCCACTGGAACGACGAGCAGGGCGAGTACCTCACCATCAACGCCGTGACCAACGACGCGGTCGACCCCGATTCCCTGCAACCGGAATTCAAGGCGTGCGCGGTGGCGTTGCGCCGGGTCGCGGCGATGACGCGGGCGCGGACGCCGGAAACTCCGGGCAGCACCTCGGAACTCGCCGAAACCGGCACCCATCCGCTGGCCACGGTCCTCGGCCTGGACACGGCGGCCACGCCGACTCTCAGTGAGACCGAACGGATCTATCTCGGTGGATATCTCGCCGCCCTGCAGTCGCTGCCGGTGTCCGGGCAGCCGGTCCTGCCCGTGTCCGCGCCGCTGTCGGAGCAGAGTCGGCTGTGGGTGGACGGGATGTTGGCCGGGATGTACTCACGCGACCCGGACCCCGCGGCCGGTGCTGCGACCTCGAAGTCTGCGGAGCGGATCGTGACGGTGCTGTGGGCCTCGCAGACCGGCAATGCCGAGGAATTCGCCGCCGCCGTGGCCCACCGGCTCACCGAATCCGGTTTCCGGCCGCGGCTGCTCGATATGGATTCCAGCGAACTCGCGACGCTGGCCGGTGACGTCCTGGTGGTCAGCAGCACTTTCGGCGACGGCGGTCCACCGGACAACGGGACCGATTTCTGGACAAGGCTCGACGAGAGCACGGTCCGGCTCACCGGAATGCGCTACGCGGTCTTCGCGCTCGGCGATTCCTCGTATGACGACTTCTGCGGGCACGGCCGCAAACTGGACACGGTGTTCGCCGACCGCGGCGCCACCCGGCTGCTGCCGCGCCAGGACTGCGAGCCCGATTTCGAAGAGCCGGGGGCGGTCTGGCTGGATTCGGTGATCGCCGCACTCTCCGGCGGCGACGGGAGCGATTCCCGTTCCGGCGTTTCCGGCGACAGCGGTCCGGTCGGCGGCGCGGGCGGCCGAGGTCCCCGCGAATCCGACGCGACCCCCGCCACCGCCACCGTGACCCGCGTTCTGGAACGGAGCGCCCCCGCGCCACGACAGACCGGTCGCCCGGCGCCCGCCGCGTTCACCCGCGCCGCACCGGTTTCCGCGCCCCTGCTGCACAACGAGGTCCTCACCGCGCCAGACGCCGCGAAGGAGGTCCGGCGGATCAGCTTCGATCTGGCCGGCTCGGACGCCCACTACGAAGTGGGCGATTCGCTCGGTATCCGGCCGTCGAACGGTCCGTCCCTGGTCGGGGAATGGCTGGCGGCGACCGGCCTGGACGGCCGCCGCACCGTCGAGGTGGACGGCGCCGAGACGACCTTGGTCCGGGCGCTGAGTACTCACTACGACATCACCAAGATCTCCCGGGATCTGCTGGAGTTCGTCGCCGCGCACAATCCGGACAATCGGCTGGCCAAACTGCTGCGCCGCGACAACCGCAACGAACTGGCCGGATATCTGTGGGACCGCCAACTGGCGGATGTACTGCGTGATTTCCCGGTGCGCGCCGACCTGGTGGAATGGCTGGACGTACTGAAGAAGCTCCAGCCGCGCCAGTATTCGATATCGTCGAGTCCGCTGGTCAGCCCGAATCAGGTGGAGCTGACGGTCGGTATCGTGCGTTACGGCGACCCCGCGGCCGCGGGGTCGGCGGCCCGGCGCGGCGGCGTCTGCTCGACCTTCCTGGCCGATCGCGCCGGATCCGGCGACGTACCGATCTTCCTGCAGCGCGCACCCCATTTCCGGCCGCCGGTGGATCCGAGCGTGCCCATGATCATGGTCGGGCCGGGCACCGGGATCGCCCCGTTTCGCGGATTCCTGCACGAACGCCGCGCGCTGGGCGCCACCGGCGGCAACTGGCTGTTCTTCGGCGACCAGCACGCGGCGCAGAACTTCTACTACCGCGCCGAACTCGAGGACATGTTCCGCACCGGGCACCTGTCCCGGTTGGATCTGGCCTTCTCCCGGGACCAGCGGGAGCGGATCTATGTGCAGCACCGCATGATCGAACACGGCGCCGAACTGTGGGCGTGGCTGCGCGAGGGCGCCCACTTCTATGTCTGCGGCGACGCCGCGCGGATGGCCAAGGATGTGGACGACGCCCTGCTCCGGATCGCCCGAATCCACGGCAAACTCGACGAGGACGGGGCACTGGCCTTCAAGAAGCGGCTCACCGCCGAGAAGCGCTACGTCCGCGACGTCTACTGA
- a CDS encoding aldo/keto reductase: MEYRRLGASGLVVPALSFGAGTFGGRGELFGAWGDTDVDQARKLVDISLDAGVTMFDTADVYSDGASEEVLGAAIRGRRDRLLISTKAGLPTGPGHADAGSGRSRLIGAVEASLRRLGIEHIDLFQLHAFDANTPIEETLRALDDLVRAGKIRYLGASNFAGWQLMKSLAAADRHGLTRYVAHQVYYSLVGRDYEWELMPLGRAEGVGAVVWSPLGWGRLTGKIRRGQPLPAGSRLHQTAEAGPPVDQEHLYDVVDALDEIAAETGRSVPQIALNWLLSRPTVSTVIVGARNEEQLRHNLGAVGWQLTADQVARLDKASALTAPYPYYPYYRLPDFTRVNPPAV, translated from the coding sequence ATGGAATACCGGCGGTTGGGTGCCTCGGGTCTGGTCGTTCCCGCACTGAGTTTCGGCGCAGGCACCTTCGGTGGACGGGGGGAACTGTTCGGCGCCTGGGGTGACACCGACGTGGACCAGGCCCGCAAGCTCGTCGACATCAGCCTGGACGCGGGGGTGACGATGTTCGATACCGCCGATGTATATTCCGACGGCGCGTCGGAGGAAGTGCTCGGCGCGGCGATCCGCGGCAGGCGCGATCGGCTGCTCATCTCCACCAAAGCCGGTCTCCCCACCGGACCGGGGCACGCTGACGCGGGTTCGGGCCGATCCCGCCTCATCGGGGCGGTGGAGGCATCGCTGCGCCGGCTCGGCATCGAGCATATCGACCTCTTCCAACTGCACGCCTTCGATGCGAACACGCCGATCGAGGAAACGCTGCGAGCTCTCGACGACCTGGTCCGCGCCGGCAAGATCCGGTACCTGGGCGCCTCCAACTTCGCCGGCTGGCAGCTGATGAAATCGTTGGCCGCCGCCGACCGCCACGGCCTGACCCGGTATGTCGCCCACCAGGTCTACTACTCCCTCGTCGGCCGCGACTACGAATGGGAGCTGATGCCGCTGGGCCGGGCGGAAGGAGTCGGCGCGGTGGTCTGGAGTCCCCTCGGCTGGGGCCGGCTGACCGGAAAGATCCGGCGCGGACAGCCGTTGCCCGCGGGCAGCCGGTTGCACCAGACCGCCGAGGCCGGACCGCCGGTCGATCAGGAACATCTCTACGACGTGGTCGACGCCCTGGACGAAATCGCCGCCGAAACCGGTCGATCGGTTCCGCAGATCGCCCTGAACTGGCTGCTCTCCCGACCCACTGTCAGCACGGTCATCGTCGGAGCCCGCAACGAGGAACAGTTGCGCCACAACCTCGGGGCCGTCGGTTGGCAACTCACCGCCGACCAGGTCGCCAGGCTCGACAAGGCGAGTGCGCTCACTGCGCCCTATCCCTATTACCCGTACTACCGGCTGCCCGACTTCACCCGGGTCAACCCGCCCGCGGTCTGA
- a CDS encoding TetR/AcrR family transcriptional regulator, whose translation MTSESSVPGSVRPGGRTARVRTAVLQVAGDLLAEHGFAQLDLAEVAARAEVGKTTVYRRWRTPTGLIADLLVEMAEQSLPRADTGSLLGDLTANARLVAKTLTDPRQGRLFRAVIAAATCDESTASALRRFYDVRLTEWSPCVADAVARGEVPPGTDPRAVLTAVSGPLYYRLLASGDPIDDDAVRTTAEAAASAAAAGVFLRAETTQT comes from the coding sequence ATGACCTCTGAGTCGTCCGTTCCCGGATCCGTGCGGCCCGGCGGCCGCACCGCACGCGTGCGCACCGCGGTACTACAGGTGGCCGGCGATCTGCTCGCCGAACACGGCTTCGCACAGCTCGATCTCGCCGAAGTCGCCGCCCGGGCCGAAGTCGGCAAGACCACCGTCTACCGGCGCTGGCGGACGCCCACCGGCCTGATAGCCGACCTCCTGGTCGAGATGGCCGAACAGTCGCTGCCCCGCGCCGACACCGGTTCGCTGCTCGGCGATCTGACGGCCAATGCCCGCCTGGTCGCGAAAACCCTCACCGATCCACGGCAGGGGCGGCTGTTCCGCGCCGTCATCGCCGCCGCGACATGCGACGAATCGACAGCCTCGGCGCTGCGCCGGTTCTACGACGTCCGGCTGACCGAATGGTCGCCCTGCGTCGCCGACGCCGTCGCCCGGGGTGAGGTCCCACCCGGTACCGACCCGCGCGCGGTGCTCACCGCCGTATCCGGACCCCTGTACTACCGGCTGCTGGCCAGCGGCGATCCGATCGACGACGACGCCGTCCGGACCACGGCCGAGGCCGCCGCGAGCGCGGCCGCGGCCGGGGTCTTCCTGCGCGCCGAGACGACGCAGACGTGA
- a CDS encoding TIGR03086 family metal-binding protein produces MHPEFDLSAAADALADIVTAIGDDRLDAATPAGLPVRAILDHVSGLAEAFRAAAAKESAGESAAPEFDSGAVLSADWRTGIPTRLRALAAAWRAPAAWDGVTEAGGVTMPAAVTARVALDELVVHAWDLARATGQEMKVSESDLDVLLEFLKDTPPEGTPGLFGPIVPIGPGAPALHRVLGFTGRDPFWIPKAG; encoded by the coding sequence ATGCACCCGGAATTCGACTTGTCGGCGGCCGCCGACGCGCTGGCCGATATCGTCACCGCGATCGGTGACGATCGACTCGACGCCGCGACCCCCGCCGGTCTGCCCGTCCGCGCGATTCTCGACCACGTCTCCGGTTTGGCCGAGGCGTTCCGCGCCGCCGCCGCCAAGGAGTCGGCGGGGGAGTCCGCCGCGCCCGAATTCGATTCCGGCGCAGTTCTCTCCGCCGACTGGCGAACCGGCATTCCCACCCGGTTGCGCGCCCTCGCCGCGGCGTGGCGGGCGCCCGCGGCCTGGGACGGTGTCACCGAGGCGGGTGGTGTGACCATGCCCGCGGCGGTTACGGCACGGGTCGCGCTCGACGAACTGGTCGTTCACGCCTGGGATCTGGCGCGCGCCACCGGGCAGGAGATGAAGGTGAGCGAATCGGACCTGGATGTCCTGCTGGAGTTCCTGAAGGACACTCCGCCGGAGGGCACGCCCGGACTCTTCGGTCCGATAGTTCCGATCGGGCCGGGTGCCCCCGCCCTGCACCGGGTTCTGGGATTCACCGGCCGCGACCCTTTCTGGATTCCGAAGGCCGGCTGA
- the menD gene encoding 2-succinyl-5-enolpyruvyl-6-hydroxy-3-cyclohexene-1-carboxylic-acid synthase encodes MNPSTAQARVVVDELARGGVREVVLCPGSRNAPLAFALQAADAAGRLRLHMRVDERTAGFLAVGLAIASGAPVPVVMTSGTAVANLGPAVLEANYARIPLIVLSANRPYEMLGTGANQTVEQLGLFGSQVRATISLGLAETEAAADYPRQNSVWRSSVCRVLAAARGTRSGNAGPVQFDIPLREPLVPDLREDETIPAGRGAESPWTATQYATLDVPLDIDLTPDTVVISGHGAGLRAELAALPTVAEPTAPVHGPALHPLALPLLRPRQAIITGRPTLHRQVSRVLADPEVTVYALTTGPRWPDVSGNVVGTGTRAVTSGAPSAEWLARCRDLDLRARAVVREELARHPKPTGLHVAAVVMDALNDGDQLLLGASNPVRDAALVAAPRPGVRVLSNRGVAGIDGTVSSAVGAALHHRGRTVALIGDLTFLHDASGLLIGRGEPRPDELTIVVANDDGGGIFELLEQGDPQYAGVFERVFGTPHGMDLSALCAAYRIPHRQVGLDELATELGGSARGFRVLEVVTDRAGLRDLHGALKANVGA; translated from the coding sequence GTGAATCCGTCAACAGCGCAGGCACGGGTGGTCGTCGACGAACTCGCCCGCGGTGGGGTGCGGGAGGTCGTGCTGTGTCCCGGGTCGCGTAACGCGCCGTTGGCATTCGCCCTGCAGGCCGCCGACGCGGCCGGCCGGCTCCGGCTGCATATGCGCGTCGACGAGCGAACCGCCGGATTTCTCGCCGTCGGCCTGGCCATCGCTTCGGGCGCCCCGGTTCCTGTGGTGATGACCTCGGGTACCGCGGTGGCCAATCTCGGCCCGGCGGTACTGGAGGCGAATTACGCCCGGATCCCGCTGATCGTGCTCAGCGCCAACCGCCCGTACGAAATGCTCGGCACCGGTGCGAACCAGACGGTGGAGCAGCTCGGCCTGTTCGGCAGTCAGGTCCGCGCCACCATCAGTCTCGGACTCGCCGAGACCGAGGCCGCGGCCGACTATCCCCGGCAGAACAGTGTGTGGCGGTCTTCGGTGTGCCGGGTGCTGGCCGCCGCGCGTGGTACCCGTTCCGGGAACGCCGGACCCGTGCAGTTCGATATTCCGCTGCGCGAACCGCTGGTGCCGGACTTGCGCGAGGACGAGACCATTCCGGCCGGGCGGGGCGCCGAATCGCCCTGGACAGCAACCCAGTACGCCACCCTGGACGTTCCGCTCGATATCGATCTCACCCCCGATACCGTGGTGATCTCCGGGCACGGCGCCGGCCTGCGCGCCGAACTGGCCGCGCTGCCCACGGTCGCCGAACCCACCGCCCCCGTGCACGGTCCGGCCCTGCATCCGCTGGCGCTGCCGCTGCTGCGACCCCGGCAGGCGATCATCACCGGGCGGCCCACCCTGCACCGGCAGGTGTCGCGGGTGCTGGCCGACCCCGAGGTCACCGTGTACGCGCTGACCACCGGCCCGCGCTGGCCGGACGTCTCGGGAAACGTGGTCGGCACCGGAACCCGCGCGGTGACCAGTGGGGCGCCCAGCGCGGAGTGGCTGGCCCGCTGCCGTGACCTCGATCTGCGTGCCCGCGCCGTGGTGCGCGAGGAACTGGCCCGGCATCCCAAACCCACGGGTCTGCATGTGGCCGCCGTCGTGATGGACGCCCTGAACGACGGTGACCAGTTGCTGCTCGGCGCTTCGAACCCGGTACGCGATGCCGCGCTGGTGGCCGCACCGCGACCCGGTGTGCGGGTCCTGTCCAACCGGGGTGTCGCGGGGATCGACGGTACGGTGTCGTCCGCCGTCGGCGCGGCGCTGCATCATCGGGGCCGCACCGTCGCGCTCATCGGTGATCTCACTTTCCTGCACGACGCGTCGGGGCTGCTGATCGGACGCGGTGAACCCCGGCCCGACGAGCTGACCATCGTGGTCGCCAATGACGACGGCGGCGGGATCTTCGAACTCCTCGAACAAGGCGATCCCCAGTACGCCGGCGTTTTCGAGCGGGTGTTCGGCACGCCGCACGGAATGGATCTGTCGGCGTTGTGCGCGGCGTACCGCATTCCGCACCGGCAGGTCGGGCTGGACGAGCTGGCGACCGAGCTCGGCGGGTCCGCGCGCGGGTTCCGGGTGCTGGAAGTGGTCACCGACCGGGCCGGATTGCGGGATCTGCACGGCGCGCTCAAAGCGAACGTCGGGGCCTGA
- a CDS encoding DUF6918 family protein — protein MVAALSESLLDEATRPAFLADAVQVLDAEVSDKGGASGLAVKGGYAAVKKISPSIVPDALDSLAPRLLEQLESYWREFQAGGTGTFGELLSSKGDEVAESLLTVTDARAAASSRPALQKVYNSMRSSAKKNVIEALPRVGDLVQKHAG, from the coding sequence TTGGTTGCAGCACTGTCTGAATCACTGCTTGACGAGGCTACGCGCCCGGCCTTTCTCGCCGACGCCGTCCAGGTCCTGGACGCCGAGGTCTCTGATAAGGGTGGTGCGTCGGGTCTGGCCGTGAAGGGTGGGTACGCCGCGGTTAAGAAGATCAGCCCGTCCATCGTGCCCGACGCCCTGGATTCGCTGGCGCCCAGGCTGCTCGAGCAGCTCGAGTCGTACTGGCGTGAATTCCAGGCCGGTGGCACCGGCACCTTCGGTGAGCTGCTCAGCTCCAAGGGTGACGAGGTCGCCGAGTCCCTGCTGACCGTCACCGACGCGCGTGCCGCGGCCTCGAGCCGTCCGGCGCTGCAGAAGGTGTACAACTCGATGCGTTCCTCGGCCAAGAAGAACGTCATCGAGGCGCTGCCCCGGGTCGGCGACCTGGTGCAGAAGCACGCCGGATAG
- a CDS encoding PaaI family thioesterase yields the protein MSEQTQPTIDDSAVDEDRYERHGGFPKITPARVGPEFGEFVAAMRTLQDLAVSADAPDEVYRAARDQVNDLIDLLEPYRAPEQQGPAGRAVELPGRGSLLLLPWHTVSAGPDGIVMEGVFRRFHLGGNSAAHGGVLPLLFDDLFGMTVHYAGRPISRTAFLHVNYRKVTPLDTPLTVRGRVERIEGRKTFISAELVDAEGTVLADSEGLMVQLLPWQP from the coding sequence ATGAGCGAGCAGACCCAACCGACGATCGATGACAGTGCTGTCGACGAGGATCGGTACGAACGGCACGGGGGCTTTCCGAAGATAACCCCGGCCCGGGTCGGCCCGGAATTCGGGGAATTCGTCGCGGCCATGCGCACGCTCCAGGATCTCGCCGTCTCGGCGGACGCCCCCGACGAGGTCTATCGCGCCGCCCGCGATCAGGTGAACGATCTGATCGATCTGCTCGAGCCCTATCGAGCCCCGGAACAGCAGGGTCCCGCCGGCCGGGCCGTCGAACTCCCCGGGCGCGGCAGTCTGCTCCTGCTGCCCTGGCACACGGTGTCGGCCGGACCCGACGGCATCGTGATGGAAGGCGTCTTCCGCCGCTTCCATCTGGGGGGTAACTCCGCCGCGCACGGCGGGGTGCTGCCGCTGCTGTTCGACGACCTTTTCGGGATGACCGTCCACTACGCCGGGCGCCCCATCAGCCGGACCGCGTTCCTGCATGTGAACTACCGCAAGGTGACCCCGCTCGATACGCCGCTGACGGTGCGCGGCCGGGTCGAGCGGATCGAGGGTCGCAAAACCTTCATCAGCGCCGAACTCGTGGACGCGGAGGGCACGGTGCTGGCCGACAGCGAGGGACTGATGGTGCAGCTCCTGCCCTGGCAGCCGTGA
- a CDS encoding 1,4-dihydroxy-2-naphthoyl-CoA synthase, translated as MTFNPTLWREVAGFENLTDITYHRHIEQGTVRIAFDRPEVRNAFRPHTVDELFTVLDHARMTADVGVVLLTGNGPSAKDGGWAFCSGGDQRIRGRSGYQYASGDTADTVDKARAGRLHILEVQRLIRFMPKVVIALVNGWAAGGGHSLHVVCDLTLASREHARFKQTDADVGSFDGGYGSAYLAKLVGQKFAREIFFLGRTYTAADMHAMGAVNEVVDHAELENVALEWAEAINGKSPQAQRMLKYAFNLADDGLVGQQLFAGEATRMAYMTDEAVEGRDSFLEKRAPDWTPYPWYF; from the coding sequence ATGACGTTCAATCCGACGCTGTGGCGCGAAGTGGCCGGGTTCGAGAACCTGACCGATATCACCTACCACCGCCATATCGAACAGGGCACCGTCCGCATCGCGTTCGACCGCCCCGAAGTGCGCAACGCCTTCCGGCCGCACACGGTAGACGAGTTGTTCACCGTCCTCGACCACGCACGGATGACGGCGGACGTCGGCGTCGTCCTGCTCACCGGCAACGGACCCAGCGCCAAGGACGGCGGCTGGGCGTTCTGCTCCGGCGGCGACCAGCGCATCCGCGGCCGCAGCGGATACCAGTACGCGAGCGGCGATACCGCCGATACCGTCGACAAGGCCCGCGCGGGCCGATTGCACATCCTCGAGGTCCAGCGACTCATCCGGTTCATGCCGAAAGTGGTGATCGCCTTGGTCAACGGCTGGGCGGCGGGCGGCGGGCACAGCCTGCACGTGGTGTGCGACCTCACCCTCGCCAGCCGCGAACACGCGCGCTTCAAACAAACCGACGCCGACGTGGGCAGCTTCGACGGCGGCTACGGCAGCGCCTACCTGGCCAAACTGGTCGGACAGAAGTTCGCCCGGGAGATCTTCTTCCTGGGCCGCACCTACACCGCCGCGGACATGCACGCCATGGGCGCGGTGAACGAGGTGGTCGACCACGCGGAACTGGAGAACGTCGCGCTGGAATGGGCCGAAGCGATCAACGGCAAATCCCCGCAGGCCCAGCGGATGCTCAAATACGCGTTCAACCTGGCCGACGACGGACTCGTCGGGCAGCAGCTGTTCGCGGGAGAGGCGACGCGGATGGCCTATATGACGGACGAGGCGGTCGAGGGGCGCGACTCCTTCCTGGAAAAGCGGGCGCCGGACTGGACGCCGTATCCCTGGTACTTCTGA
- a CDS encoding VOC family protein, whose protein sequence is MDILSSRIILRPRDYATTLAFYRDSLGLAVYREYPGGTVFFAGQSLIEVAGHGGSESSPRGFAGAIWLQVRDASSAAVELTLNGVAIDRAPVTEPWGLVEMWLKDPDGVPIVLVEVPDDHPIRRDTR, encoded by the coding sequence ATGGACATCCTCAGCAGCCGCATCATCCTGCGACCCCGGGACTACGCGACCACCCTCGCTTTCTATCGGGACTCCCTCGGCCTGGCCGTCTACCGGGAGTACCCCGGCGGAACCGTGTTCTTCGCCGGGCAGTCGCTGATCGAGGTGGCCGGGCACGGCGGGTCCGAATCGAGTCCGCGCGGATTCGCGGGGGCGATCTGGTTACAGGTGCGCGATGCCTCGTCGGCGGCGGTGGAACTGACGCTCAACGGTGTGGCGATCGACCGGGCACCGGTCACCGAGCCGTGGGGGCTGGTGGAGATGTGGTTGAAAGATCCCGACGGGGTGCCGATCGTGCTGGTCGAGGTACCGGATGATCACCCGATCCGGCGGGATACCCGCTGA